Proteins encoded within one genomic window of Eleutherodactylus coqui strain aEleCoq1 chromosome 1, aEleCoq1.hap1, whole genome shotgun sequence:
- the LOC136582885 gene encoding keratin, type II cytoskeletal 6A-like, with product MSVTRQTTFKKSFSAASAVPSGLNRSGFSSVSMSRSGGGGGAGGRVSSGGFGSRSLSGVGGNRRISMTSQSRYGYGSGLGAGSGAGFGMSSGYGAGQGFGAGQGIGAGQGFGAGQGFGAGQGFGGGQGFGGGQGFGGGPGFPVCPPGGIQEVTINQSLLAPLNLEIDPTIQKVRTEEREQIKTLNNKFASFIDKVRFLEQQNKVLETKWSLLQEHGSKTVKNNMNPIFEAYINQLRRQLDSLGTERSRLDSELRQNQDMVEDFKTRYEEEINKRTAAENEFVVLKKDVDAAYMNKVELDCKTDTLNDEINFLRTLYEAELAQMQAQISDTQVVLSMDNNRALDLDGIIAEVKCQYEEIANRSRQEAESWYQTKYEELQVSAGRHGDDLRNTKTEIAELNRMITRLRSEIDNVKKQCAKMQAAIAEAEERGELALKDAKQKLSELEDALQKAKQDMARQMKEYQDLMNVKLALDIEIATYRKLLEGEESRLTGEGVGAVNISVVSSSYGGSSGAGQGFGMGGGFSAGSGSGYGGGYGGGIGGGYGGGIGGGYGGGIGGGMGGGIGGGMGGSFGGGNFSANSGKMANFSSGSGSSSNVKIVSKTSTTSRRY from the exons ATGTCTGTAACTCGCCAAacaacttttaaaaaatccttcaGTGCTGCTTCTGCAGTTCCATCAGGTCTAAACCGAAGTGGCTTCAGCTCAGTTTCTATGTCtcgtagtggtggtggtggtggtgctgggGGCCGGGTAAGCTCTGGTGGCTTTGGCAGCAGGAGTCTTAGTGGTGTTGGAGGAAACAGAAGAATTTCCATGACCTCTCAGTCTCGTTATGGATATGGCTCTGGTCTTGGAGCTGGTAGTGGAGCAGGCTTTGGTATGAGTTCTGGATATGGTGCTGGTCAAGGATTTGGTGCTGGTCAAGGAATTGGTGCTGGGCAAGGATTCGGTGCTGGGCAAGGATTTGGTGCTGGGCAAGGATTTGGAGGTGGGCAAGGATTTGGAGGTGGGCAAGGATTTGGAGGTGGACCAGGCTTTCCAGTGTGCCCACCTGGAGGAATCCAAGAAGTCACAATTAATCAGAGCCTTTTAGCTCCTCTTAATTTGGAAATTGACCCAACTATTCAAAAAGTGCGCACAGAAGAGCGAGAACAGATTAAGACACTCAACAACAAATTTGCATCCTTCATTGATAAG GTACGCTTCCTAGAGCAACAGAACAAGGTTCTGGAAACTAAATGGAGCCTCTTGCAAGAGCATGGAAGCAAAACTGTTAAAAATAATATGAACCCCATCTTTGAAGCCTACATTAATCAGCTCAGAAGACAACTAGACAGCTTAGGAACTGAGAGGAGCCGTCTAGACTCAGAGTTAAGACAAAATCAAGATATGGTAGAAGATTTCAAGACAAG ATATGAAGAGGAAATTAATAAGAGAACGGCTGCAGAGAATGAATTTGTGGTGCTCAAAAAG GATGTGGATGCTGCCTACATGAACAAGGTAGAGCTGGACTGTAAGACTGATACTCTGAATGACGAGATCAACTTCCTGAGGACTTTGTATGAAGCG GAACTCGCTCAGATGCAGGCACAGATCTCAGACACTCAAGTTGTCTTGTCTATGGACAATAACAGAGCTTTGGATCTTGATGGTATCATCGCGGAGGTCAAGTGTCAGTATGAGGAAATTGCTAACAGAAGCCGTCAAGAAGCGGAGTCTTGGTACCAAACCAAG TATGAGGAACTCCAAGTATCTGCCGGAAGACATGGTGATGACTTAAGAAACACAAAGACTGAAATTGCAGAGCTAAACCGTATGATTACCAGACTGCGCTCTGAGATCGACAACGTGAAAAAACAA TGCGCCAAGATGCAGGCCGCGATTGCTGAGGCTGAGGAACGAGGAGAGCTTGCATTGAAGGATGCCAAACAAAAGCTTTCCGAATTGGAGGATGCTCTACAAAAGGCCAAGCAGGACATGGCTCGCCAAATGAAAGAGTACCAGGATTTGATGAATGTTAAACTGGCCTTGGATATTGAGATTGCCACCTACAGGAagctgctggaaggagaagaGAGCAG GTTGACTGGAGAAGGTGTGGGAGCCGTAAACATCT CTGTTGTAAGTTCATCCTATGGTGGTAGCAGTGGAGCTGGTCAAGGCTTTGGCATGGGAGGTGGATTCAGTGCGGGTAGCGGAAGCGGATATGGTGGAGGCTATGGCGGAGGTATCGGTGGAGGCTACGGCGGAGGTATCGGTGGAGGCTACGGCGGAGGTATCGGTGGAGGAATGGGCGGAGGCATCGGTGGAGGAATGGGCGGAAGTTTCGGCGGAGGAAATTTCAGTGCCAACAgtggaaaaatggcaaattttaGCTCCGGAAGTGGCAGCAGCTCAAATGTTAAAATTGTTTCAAAAACCTCCACAACTTCCCGAAGATATTAA